The genomic stretch ATATCTACTTATGTCTATGCTTTCAATAACCTTGAAGATAGGGCCTCCTTATAGAATAATCTAGTTAGACTTTGTGTGTCTGGTCCTTGGGTTGTACTAGGGGATTTTAATAATGTTATGTATGCCAATGAGAGGTTGGGTAAAGCTGTGAAAGATGATGAGATGCTCCCTTTTTTTACTTGGAATAACAAACAGCCAAGTGAAACAAGAGTATTTAGTAGAATAGATAGAGTCCTTGTAAATGGGGATTAGCTGAGCAATTGGACTGACTGGTTTGCTCATTATCAACCTGGGGGCTCTTTTGGTCACTGTCCCTGCATTATCTCGTGTGGTGGAACTAACAGTGTGACTAAGAAACCTTTCAAGTTTTTCAATATGTGGACCAAATTAGATGAGTTCAAAATTGTGGTGCAGCAAGGATGGGGTAAACCAGTGGCTGGTACTACCATGTATCAGGTAGTCAGGAAGCTTAAGTTGCTTAAACCTGCTCTCAAAAGTTTGAACAAAGAGCTATTCTCTGACATTGAGAGAAATGTTGATGTGGCCTTTAAACTGCTCACTGACTGTCTACCGCTGCTGAATGACACTATAAATGTTAGTTTAATGGATCAGGAAAAACAAGTGAGGGAGTCTTATATGCTATTGGCAGGAGCTAGAGATGATTTTCCGAAACAGAAGGCTAAATGTGATTGGGTAAAAGATGGTGATTCTAACTGTGAAATGTTCCATCAAGCTATCAGGAAAAGACACCTTCACAATAAGGTTTTCCAGATTGAGAATAGCAGGGGTATGCAATGTAATGACCCTGTGGATATCTTACAAGCCTTTGTTGACTATTACCAGGAGCTACTTGGTTCAAATGCTCAGACTAGTGATTTTTATAAGCATATTATCACCTAGGGGGAGCTGGTTGAGTCTATTGATTGGGATAGGATGTCCAGGATTCCTAGTGAGGAGGATGTTAGGAAGGTCCTATTTTCTATTTCTGATGATAAAAGCCCGGGCCCGGATGGTTACACTAGTTTTTTCTTTAAGGCTAGTTGGTCTATTATTAAAAAGGATGTGTATGCTGCTGTCAAGGATTTCTTTGAGCATGGTAAGTTGCTTACTCATTTAAACTGTACCACCCTTGTCCTTCTTTCTAAAGTTGAGAACCCAAAATCAGTCAAGGAGTTCAAACTAATTGCCTGTTGTAACACTCTATATAAGATCATCTCTAAGCTCTTGTGTGAGAGATTGAGTGATGTCCTTGGTCAGATTATCAGTCCAACTCAGTGTGCATTTATAAAAGGGAGGAGTATCCTTGGCAATATCCTGATCAGTCAGGACTTGGTTAGATTATATACTAGAAAGTGTGTCTCCCCAAGGTGCCTAATGAAAGTTGATCTTAGGAAAGCTTATGACTCCATTGAATGGATATTTGTTGAACAAATGATGAATGCTCTTAATTTCCCTCCTAAGTTGATTGGTTTAGTTATGCAATGTGTTACTACTACTTCCTATTCCATTGCCCTCAATGGTCAGCTTCAtgggtgatgcgtgtcatttatatgatgttttacaccctattttacacgcatttcagatctcatttatgtagtttaaagctactatttgccccatttcgtctactttcgtatttttatgtaatattgcagatttatgcgaaaatgagtagatattgagccaaatccgtccccgagtatcttgtatagcatttgacgtaaagttttcattcaaggaacgagcttggtgctcATTTTGAGGCCCGAAAGATAAATCCACGAGAAGATTGAAGTCAACTATCAgctacctcggtcgatcgaccagagcacgagttaCAGAAGACACTGTTCAGagccactcagtcgatcgacaggacacagtggtcgatcgaccaagttacgaGCTGATACGCAGATTAAACATATAGAACGAGAAATCCAAAGCCCAaagctatattaggtttaggaataaagttacgtgagtTTGCTATATAAAGTAACCTAGTTTACAGAGACAATCATCAAGTTTTACATTCTGTTTTCAATTCCGTTTTCATTAGTTTTAGCTTATCATTAATTAGGGTTCGAGGATTATTTCGGTATTGCATACAATTCAATGTTGCATTCggcttgttcttttccttcgcaattcacacggtactctccTGTTTTTATTCGGTTATTTTGCTTTCTTTCATAGttgtagaattgctagatcagtttccccaaGCCGAATtaccatcttatgttaattgtttatttctccgtattaatcatgaattctgtagtttatttagccaattttattgttgcctttattttcagtatgagtagctaaatagcttatgctaggatgtaggggaactatagattaggcggcgtagaatagtagactgaaatcgcgtgtcagtcgatcgactgccatacctggtcgatcgaccgaccacgtgaggtgttaccttcgttttaattgattttaattctatattcgacgaatcgagtgcacacgactagttgaatgtctaggatatgactgacccattagatcgagagatagggacagttgattgaccacaaattaaaatgactaaactatgctgagatcgaaagataggtagagtttagattattagtcacttttcaggacgagagtcagtattagtgatattagggacttatagcgggatcgaaagatgctatctgttaagagtggactgaGAGGAGCTCTTGTTTTcctgcctcatgtgtttgatttaaacctacatagtatgctgccgccgaaactatagtgaaccgaccatcctagtacctcttttatttCTGTTTTAACccgtttaattagtttattatcttttattgcctttagctatagaccaaatcaactcaaccccacattcgttacctcaGAATAGAATTAGACAAtcattaattacattcgcctccctgtggttcgaccctgttaccactagcttctgttagtcttaataggaaatataaatattaattttggtactcacaacgacgggtatcaaatttcggcgccgttgccggggaggcaattgttctaatttttagttgttttattttagtctgtttcttagttaaagggacatctgttccttaaactattctcatattctttttgtagtttcttcttatgcgcaggtcacagggtggtgaactacttccgatcaatcctgagattgagaagactttgcatgagttgagacgatcatctaggatattgccgacagaggaagaacTGAGTACTCtatctagttactacgagaatgctctatttgaggaggatccaccttcatctccagtttctaattcatcggctgagacagtcacttctccagactttctagaaatggttgaagaagcaactatttccagtcactctgagccgacagctgcgaatctctataaAGTATTTGCTTTACCAGGGACAGaccgaaaattcgagccgaagccgtcttatatcaacttggttgagagaaaccagtttgggggagctgcgaatgaagatgcagctaagcacatggagacatttattgattattgctgttccatacccccgccgaccggtgtgacccaggaccaggtgaaggagaccatgtttatattctctcttcgtgatgctgcaagggagtggtatagagacttGAATCGAGCTGCCAGtgggataactgactggaattcgttgGCCTTGGCGTTTTACAAGAAGTATTTTTCTGCCccgaagaccaatgccattagagcttagataacgagctttaaacaggggcctgacgagaactttcatgaagcatgggtccgtttcaagaagctggtgcgaaccattccgcaccatagGTTCGAAAAGTagagtctatgcaatcagttctataatgggttgtatgacgattaGAGGGTtatcttggatgctgcagctagttaccgattccaggagaatatgggagagactaaggggtggaagattattgatcatctagccacccataaagctgagtatgggaattccaggggggatcaaaggaggagtgctgaatctccttctgtggctgcattagaggctctcacggcgagatttgataagtacgagttgggaggagcttcaaa from Silene latifolia isolate original U9 population chromosome 2, ASM4854445v1, whole genome shotgun sequence encodes the following:
- the LOC141640754 gene encoding uncharacterized protein LOC141640754 translates to MWTKLDEFKIVVQQGWGKPVAGTTMYQVVRKLKLLKPALKSLNKELFSDIERNVDVAFKLLTDCLPLLNDTINVSLMDQEKQVRESYMLLAGARDDFPKQKAKCDWVKDGDSNCEMFHQAIRKRHLHNKVFQIENSRGMQCNDPVDILQAFVDYYQELLGSNAQTSDFYKHIIT